One segment of Triticum aestivum cultivar Chinese Spring chromosome 2A, IWGSC CS RefSeq v2.1, whole genome shotgun sequence DNA contains the following:
- the LOC123184978 gene encoding aspartic proteinase nepenthesin-1-like, with protein sequence MGPLQALSCMLLLASLASSAAPPPSGYRSTLTHIDSKLGFTKAQLMRRAVHRSRLRAASMLPGYSTTLSSSNAGPRLRSGQAEYLMELAIGTPPVPFVALADTGSDLTWTQCQPCRLCFSQDTPVYDPTTSSSFSPVPCSSATCLSIWSRNCTPTVLCRYRHGYEDGAYSAGGLGTETITFGSSALGEAPAASAGGVAFGCGTDNGGDSYSSTGTVGLGRRSLSLVAQLGVGKFSYCLTNFFNTSLGSPLPAMPDMVLHFAGGADMTLHRDNYMSFDKEDSSFCLNIAGTTWTSILGNFQQQNIQMLFDITVGQMSFVPTDCSKL encoded by the exons ATGGGCCCTTTACAAGCTCTGAGCTGCATGCTGCTACTTGCCTCACTGGCCAGCTCGGCAGCGCCGCCACCGTCCGGCTACCGCTCCACGCTCACCCACATTGACTCCAAACTCGGCTTCACCAAGGCACAGCTGATGCGCCGAGCCGTGCACAGAAGCCGCCTCCGAGCGGCCTCGATGCTACCGGGCTATTCCACAACGCTTTCCAGCTCGAACGCCGGGCCAAGGCTCCGCTCGGGCCAGGCCGAGTACCTTATGGAGCTCGCCATCGGGACGCCGCCGGTGCCGTTCGTCGCCCTCGCCGACACCGGCAGCGACCTCACATGGACGCAGTGCCAGCCGTGCAGG CTCTGCTTCTCGCAGGACACGCCCGTCTACGACCCGACCACCTCCTCCAGCTTCTCCCCCGTGCCCTGCTCCAGCGCTACGTGCCTGTCCATATGGAGCCGCAACTGCACCCCTACCGTGCTCTGCAGGTACCGCCATGGGTACGAGGACGGCGCCTACTCGGCAGGTGGCTTGGGCACGGAGACGATCACGTTCGGCTCTAGCGCGCTCGGCGAAGCAccggccgcctccgccggaggcgtGGCGTTCGGCTGCGGCACAGACAACGGGGGCGACTCGTACAGCTCCACCGGGACGGTCGGCCTCGGCCGCCGGAGCCTGTCCCTCGTGGCGCAGCTAGGGGTCGGCAAGTTCAGCTACTGCCTCACCAACTTCTTCAACACCAGTCTGGGCAGCCC G CTCCCGGCCATGCCAGACATGGTGCTGCACTTCGCCGGCGGTGCGGATATGACGCTGCATAGGGACAACTACATGTCCTTCGACAAAGAGGACTCGTCGTTCTGCTTGAACATTGCTGGGACGACGTGGACTTCGATTCTGGGCAATTTCCAGCAGCAGAATATACAGATGCTGTTTGACATCACCGTAGGGCAAATGTCATTTGTCCCCACCGACTGTAGTAAACTTTGA